The following proteins come from a genomic window of Schistocerca cancellata isolate TAMUIC-IGC-003103 chromosome 10, iqSchCanc2.1, whole genome shotgun sequence:
- the LOC126106166 gene encoding nascent polypeptide-associated complex subunit alpha, muscle-specific form-like — protein MAVKTKEIQEIKMETKSGKIALQYLMRNKYFYSLCEGSTEFSDQSLAQKLVVVTALKSFHVKSDAPSGETKPTPPAGKRNRRPQRGNETDAPSGETKPTPPAGKRNRRPQRGNETDAPSGETKPTPPAGKRNRRPQRGNETDAPSGETKPTPPAGKRNRRPQRGNETDAPSGETKPTPPAGKRNRRPQRGNETDAPSGETKPTPPAGKRNQRPQRGNETNAPSGETKPTPPAGKRNQRPQRGNETNAPSGETKPTPPAGKRNQRPQRGNETNAPSGETKPTPPAGKRNQRPQRGNETNAPSGETKPTPPAGKRNQRPQRGNETNAPSGETKPTPPAGKRNQRPQRGNETNAPSGETKPTPPAGKRNQRPQRGNETNAPSGETKPTPPAGKRNQRPQRGNETNAPSGETKPTPPAGKRNQRPQRGNETNAPSGETKPTPPAGKRNQRPQRGNETNAPSGETKPTPPAGKRNQRPQRGNETNAPSGETKPTPPAGKRNQRPQRGNETNAPSGETKPTPPAGKRNQRPQRGNETNAPSGETKPTPPAGKRNQRPQRGNETNAPSGETKPTPPAGKRNQRPQRGNETNAPSGETKPTPPAGKRNQRPQRGNETNAPSGETKPTPPAGKRNQRPQRGNETNAPSGETKPTPPAGKRNQRPQRGNETNAPSGETKPTPPAGKRNQRPQRGNETNAPSGETKPTPPAGKRNQRPQRGNETNAPSGETKPTPPAGKRNQRPQRGNETNAPSGETKPTPPAGKRNQRPQRGNETNAPSGETKPTPPAGKPTPPAGKPTPPAGKPTPPAGKPTPPAGKPTPPAGKPTPPAGKPTPPGN, from the exons ATGGCAgtcaaaacaaaggaaatacaagaaattaaaatggaaacaaaaagtggaaaaataG CACTGCAGTACCTCATGAGAAACAAGTACTTTTATTCACTCTGTGAAGGCAGTACAGAATTCTCTGACCAGTCACTTGCACAGAAATTGGTGGTGGTGACTGCACTGAAGTCATTCCATGTG AAatccgacgcccccagcggggaaacgaaaccgacgcccccagcggggaaacgaaaccgacgcccccagcggggaaacgaaaccgacgcccccagcggggaaacgaaaccgacgcccccagcggggaaacgaaaccgacgcccccagcggggaaacgaaaccgacgcccccagcggggaaacgaaaccgacgcccccagcggggaaacgaaaccgacgcccccagcggggaaacgaaaccgacgcccccagcggggaaacgaaaccgacgcccccagcggggaaacgaaaccgacgcccccagcggggaaacgaaaccgacgcccccagcggggaaacgaaaccgacgcccccagcggggaaacgaaaccgacgcccccagcggggaaacgaaaccgacgcccccagcggggaaacgaaaccgacgcccccagcggggaaacgaaaccaacgcccccagcggggaaacgaaaccaacgcccccagcggggaaacgaaaccaacgcccccagcggggaaacgaaaccaacgcccccagcggggaaacgaaaccaacgcccccagcggggaaacgaaaccaacgcccccagcggggaaacgaaaccaacgcccccagcggggaaacgaaaccaacgcccccagcggggaaacgaaaccaacgcccccagcggggaaacgaaaccaacgcccccagcggggaaacgaaaccaacgcccccagcggggaaacgaaaccaacgcccccagcggggaaacgaaaccaacgcccccagcggggaaacgaaaccaacgcccccagcggggaaacgaaaccaacgcccccagcggggaaacgaaaccaacgcccccagcggggaaacgaaaccaacgcccccagcggggaaacgaaaccaacgcccccagcggggaaacgaaaccaacgcccccagcggggaaacgaaaccaacgcccccagcggggaaacgaaaccaacgcccccagcggggaaacgaaaccaacgcccccagcggggaaacgaaaccaacgcccccagcggggaaacgaaaccaacgcccccagcggggaaacgaaaccaacgcccccagcggggaaacgaaaccaacgcccccagcggggaaacgaaaccaacgcccccagcggggaaacgaaaccaacgcccccagcggggaaacgaaaccaacgcccccagcggggaaacgaaaccaacgcccccagcggggaaacgaaaccaacgcccccagcggggaaacgaaaccaacgcccccagcggggaaacgaaaccaacgcccccagcggggaaacgaaaccaacgcccccagcggggaaacgaaaccaacgcccccagcggggaaacgaaaccaacgcccccagcggggaaacgaaaccaacgcccccagcggggaaacgaaaccaacgcccccagcggggaaacgaaaccaacgcccccagcggggaaacgaaaccaacgcccccagcggggaaacgaaaccaacgcccccagcggggaaacgaaaccaacgcccccagcggggaaacgaaaccaacgcccccagcggggaaacgaaaccaacgcccccagcggggaaacgaaaccaacgcccccagcggggaaacgaaaccaacgcccccagcggggaaacgaaaccaacgcccccagcggggaaacgaaaccaacgcccccagcggggaaacgaaaccaacgcccccagcggggaaacgaaaccaacgcccccagcggggaaacgaaaccaacgcccccagcggggaaacgaaaccaacgcccccagcggggaaacgaaaccaacgcccccagcggggaaacgaaaccaacgcccccagcggggaaacgaaaccaacgcccccagcggggaaacgaaaccaacgcccccagcggggaaacgaaaccaacgcccccagcggggaaacgaaaccaacgcccccagcggggaaacgaaaccaacgcccccagcggggaaacgaaaccaacgcccccagcggggaaacgaaaccaacgcccccagcggggaaacgaaaccaacgcccccagcggggaaacgaaaccaacgcccccagcggggaaacgaaaccaacgcccccagcggggaaacgaaaccaacgcccccagcggggaaacgaaaccaacgcccccagcggggaaaccaacgcccccagcggggaaaccaacgcccccagcggggaaaccaacgcccccagcggggaaaccaacgcccccagcggggaaaccaacgcccccagcggggaaaccaacgccgccagcggggaaaccaacgcccccaggaaACTGA